GTCCGTTCATTGGCCCCAAAGCGCTGCTCCAGGTCTGCGGGACGGGCAACATGGTCACAGTGCAGCCTCCCACCATGTCACCATCGGGACACCCGGTGGGATGGGCCCAGGGGGACACAGGAAGATGTATGTGGAGGTGGCAGGAAATATACCCCACCATGTACTCCCTCTCACCTTCCAGCTTCCTCTTGCTGTTGCTGGCCTTATCCAGGAGGTCTTGGGCCTCTGCCATCAGCTGCGACACACGCTGCAGGGCCCCACCAGACACCCTGTCCAGCATGCCCACCCGGTTCTTCAGCACCACATAACGctgtgttacctgtgccagGTCCTGACGGCACAAGGGCATGGTGAGACTGagcacctgcagcacccagTACCTGCTTGGTGCCATGCATaaccaggcagggatggagttCACCTGGCTAAGCGTCCCCGAGGTGGTGGTGGCACGCTGTGCCCCATCCTTGGCTTGCTGGGCCATGTGGCGAGCATCCTGGCCGCGCTCCTGCAGGGTGGTGATGCGCTGTGCCAGTTCCCGCAGCCGCCTCTGCACCTGCGACTCCTTCCTgtccagcacctgcagcctgcGCTCCGCCTGGCAGGTATGGAcactggctgcagcaggcacagcaacCACCATGCCCATGGTGccagccccactgccctggCACCTGCCCAATGTCAGCCACATTTCCCCAGCGCCAGCCTCCCTACCCATAATGTGCCCAAGGCATCAGTCTTGCTCTCCACAGCATTGGTCCCATTACTCCCAGTGGTACCAGCTCCACTCTCCGAGCCCATGCTCCTCACCTCCCTGGCTCTGTTCTCAGCCACCTGGATGGCATCCCTGGCACTCTGCAGGGTGCTCCCTGCTGTCATCGCCTGTGTCCGTGCCACCTCCAGTGcctgctgtgtccccaccaGCTCATCTCTTATGCCTTCTGCTcgctccctgcagcagcacaggcagctccagcccctgccactGCACGGGGACTGACCCTatcccctgcctgccccagcatGCCCCCACCACTTGCCtggcctcctgtccctgtgccagcagatCCCGTGCCAcagccagcccctctgcagTGCTGTTGAGAACTGCGTCCACCCCCTCTAGCTGGCTGATGCTCTCCCGcatctcccacagcagctcctggatctgtccagggctgctgggcagggagatgTTCAGCACCTGCCGGGCCACCAGCTCGATGCTGCCTGGGTCAGCTCCCTCCTCTGTGGGGACAGGAGAGCAGGgtgggctcagggtgggctCTCTGAGTCCTGCCATGCCCATGTGCCCACCCAGGGCTGTCACTACCTGCCAAGAAGGCCTTGATTCGGCGGATGAAGTCCCGGAGCTGGGCTGTCGCCTTCTCTGCACGGCTGCGGGCGGCCTGAGAGCGCCCCAGCgcctcctctgccctgctgcgTGCCCCCCGTGCCAGCTCCTGCACCTCCTGCATCTGAGGGGCACCAGGCTGAGCAGGGGGCATAGGGCAGCCCCAGAAGGGGGCATTCGGGGTGAGCAGGGGGTACGAGGGGACAAGATGTGAGCCTGCAAAGGAGCATGCAAGGGGGGTGCAAGAGGACAGAGGGTACAGCAGTGGCCCAAGGGGGCACGCACACAAGTGGCACAAGAGGCATCTCTGAATGGGTGTAAGAGACACATACAGAGCTAACATGCTTGGGGgcatggaaaaggcaaaaacaGGACATAGAAGGGGGTCATGCAAAGTGGCATGGAAAGGGCACAAACAGGACATACAAAAGGGACCCAAGAGGACCCCAGAAAGTGCCATGGAGTAACCACCCCTACCTTCTGTGCCACAACACCCAGCTGCCCTAATgccacctccagctgctctgaggcATTATGGGCACTGCTCAGGGCTCGAGCTGAGATAGGCAGTGCCCCTGCACACCCAATGCCACCGCAATGCCTTGTCCCCACACGGTCTCGGCACAAGGCTCCTCCACAAGATGCATGCTTGCAGCTCCGGTCTCCGGGTGCCCCACAAATCTGTGATGGTGCCAATGGTGGAAATGGCAGCTCAACACTACATGGCGGGTGATGCCCACACCACTTCTGCCAGTCCTGCTCTCACCTTCTCGTTGATCCTGGCAACGTTGAGTCCCATCACCCGTTTTTGTGTCTCCCGCAAGGATTTCCGGGCTGCGGCTGTGCCACGGTGGAAAGTATTGCCCCGCTGCTGCAGTGCCCGCTCAGTTGCCTGCTGTGTCATCTGCACCCTACTTAGCTCACCAGCTGTGCCATTGGCCACCACCTCCGCCTGCCGTGAGGCCTCCATCGATGCCAGGATGCTGCGGTAAGACTCTGCGGGTGCAGGTGTTAGGGTTTGGCCAGGATGGCTGccaccaaacccaaaccttGCTGGTTGCTCCTACCGCTGAATCCGGCTGCCGCTACAGTGCTGAGGAGGATTTGAAGGTGGGAGGTGGTTCGGTTGAGACCTCCCAGCTCACGGCTCAGCTCAGCTAGCTGGCCATGGTGCTGCATATCCGCCTGTGCCAGCTGGTCTAGGTGTTGCTCCAACTCTTGGAGGTGCTTCCAGAAGTTGTCCAACTCCATCCTTTGGGTAGGGAGGATGGCTTCAAACTTCTGGGAGGAGACAAGAAGGGGGTCCCTCCACCCCAGCCCTACATGTACACTTGCCTGGTGCCATCCAGCTGCCTGGGCAATCCATCGAGGAGGGGACTACCAGGGCTGTCTCCCTCTCCCCGCAGCTGTTCCACGTGCCCCAgagcctcctccagctcccgcAGGCGACGGGGGCTGAGTGGGAGTGCAGATCCCCCCTCCCTCAGTGCCTGCACCTGTGCCCCAAGGCGCTGCAGCCCTTCCCGCAGGCTGCCCACGGCCAGGTCCCAGCGCCCAAAGCAAGGGTGGCAGGGCGAGCAGTGGGGGAAGGGCTCCTGGTAGCCCCGCTGGCAGCGGTCACAGCGCAGTCCCCCGAATCCCAGCCGGCACCGGCACTGCCCGTTGTCCTGCTCGCACTGTGGGCTCTCAGCACCCAGCGGCTCACACTCACAGGCTGCAGAGACAGTTGTTGGTGTGTCCCAGCCTTCCCATGGAGCCCCATGCCCCCAGACTGACACCATGTCCCAGCATCCCACCATATTCCCCCGTGTCTCCAGAATCCAATCTATCCCCAGCATCTTCTGTTGTCCCCAGAGTTCCACCAAGTACTCTGGGTCCCCTGAGTCCTGCATGTCCCCAGAGACATACCATGTCCTCAGTGTTccaccatgtccccagcatCCCGCTGTTTCCCCAAAGTCCACCACACCCACAGTGTTCCACCACATTCCCAAGATCTCCTGAGTCCcttgtgtccccagtgtcccactgTCTCCTTAGTGTCCCACATTCAGAGTctcccaccatgtccccagggccGCCATTTCCCTAGAGTCTCACCATGCACCCAGAGTCTCCCCCATATCCCCTGTCCCCGgagcccctgctcccccagTCCCTGGGATGTACTCCCACCTCTGCACTCCTGCTCAGGGTCTCCCCAGTGgtgctcctggcactgggaaCAGACACGACCCCCGAAGCCAGGCCGGCACTGGCACTGCCCTGTCACCTGCAGCAACAGTGTCGTGCTCACTGTGCAACTCACTGGATTCCAGGAGGGCAGTGGAGCTGTACCAGGGTGCCAGGGGACTCACTGTGTCACAGGCAGGGTGCAGGGCATGTGTGGGGTGGCAGCCACAAGGCTCACAGCCCCTTGCCCCCCCCAGGCTCCAGAAGTGGGGTGCGCAGCGATCACAGCTCTTGCCCACAACGTTGGGGCGGCAGGCACAGGCTCCTGTGCCACGGTCACAATCACAGGTGCCATCGGTGCAGTGGGAGGCCAGTGTACCCCGTGGGTCACAGCCACAGCCTGCAGAAGGGTGGGTGGCCATGTGGGGCTCAGCCCATACCCACTCCTCAGGCAGTGTGCTGCTGGACCCAGCACCCCAAATCTGCCtgaccccagtgccccccagtctGCCTAGCCTCAaacccctgcacagccccaacACTTCTGATCCCAACACCCCCACCAACCCtgatccctgtcccctgcccggGCACAGCCCCATGCCCATCTAACAGCCCCAGATATCTCCTGGCCCTGAACCCTAGCCCCACAacaccccaaaattctcccTGATCCAACCTCAATCACCCCACACCCAACCACAGCCCCACACCTCATCACTGCCTTGAACCCTTGCATCACTTCAAcccccccatcccaaaccccatgtgcagccccagccccgcagACCCCCCTGCCCCACTCACGCCGGCAGCTGCGCTGCAGGGCGTTGCCGTAGTAGCCCGGCTGACACTGGGCACAGCGTGGCCCAGCGGTGTGGTACAGGCAGCGCAGGCACTGTCCCGTGCGGGGGTCGCAGCCCTCTGGGTCGCTGGCGTCGATGTTGTTGTTGCACTGGCAGGGCCGGCACTCCCCCCCCTCCATTTCCGGAGCCCCGAAGTAACCAGGGGAGCAGCGGTCACAGCGGGGCCCTGCAGAGAGGGGGGCTATAGGTGCTGGTGTCCTGCAGCCCCAATGCAGGGGGTCTCTGATGCCCTGTGTGCCCACTCTGACCCTCACCCGTGTATCCAGGGGCGCAGAGGCAGACGATGTGGTGTGTCTCATCGTCCGCACGGCAGGCGCTCCCGTGGTAATGCCGTGTGCCAGGGTagccagggcaggggcagggccgGCACTGCTGTCCCGAGCCCAGCACAGGGTTCCCATAGTAACCGTCCTGGCACCTGAAAGGACGAGGGGGCACCCAATGGGTCCCTCCCATCCATCATATATCATCCCACcgtcccatcccattccatcgAATCCCATACCATCATATCTCACCCGATCCTAACCAATTGtatccatcccatcccatcccatcccactaTATCTATCCCATCCTACACcatgccatcccatcccatcccattataTCTATCCCATCATATCTATGCAGCCCACCTCAATCCATCCCACCATTCCAACATATCCAATACCATCATATCTCATACTGTCCTACTCCATTGTATCAGCCCCATTCTATGCCACACCATGCCACACCATCCCCTCCTCTTGGCCTTGGCTCACCTCTCACAATGCCGTCCGCTGGTGTGGTCGCGGCAGCGCAGGCAGGTGCCCGTCCGGGGGTCGCACTCCTCGGCGTGCCCATTGCACTGGCAGGGCCGGCAGGCAGGGAAGCCCCAGTGGCCGGGCTGGCACTGGTCACACTGCCGGCCCACGGTGCCAGGCTGGCACCGGCACTGCCCACTCACTTTGTCGCACAGCTGGGACACTGAGCCCTCAGGGGAGCAGGTGCAGGCTGCAAGGCGGCACAGCTCAGGTCAGGCATATagatgcagggacacagggatggacagacagacaggcaggGGACCAGCACCCAGAACATGCTCACTCTAAGGGCTGTGGTACAGAAGGGCTCATGTGGACACATAGGCCCACAAGAACATGGGTGGACAGATGAGAGAGTGCAGAACAGCACAATGCTCACAGGGAGctcatggatggatggatggatggatggataacTGTGACTGAAcccatgggctgcaggacagcagggctgagATGGACACATGCACAGACAGAGGGCCAGACAGACAAGTGAGCAGGGCAGTGAAGAGGGTGCTGATggctggacagacagacagcagaGACATCAATTCCTGGCAAATGAAAATCCCACTACTCACGGGTGCATCCCAGGGGCCCAAAGCCGTAGCTGCCTGGGGCACAGTGGTCACAACGTCGGCCAATGACATGGGGCTTGCACTCACACTGCCCGCCTTGTACCTGGCACTCGCTGCTGCGGGAGCCCTGTGGGTCGCACTGGCAGGCTGCGGGAGCAGAACCAGCATGGGGCCAGGGCTGCCTTGTCTGCACCTGCCCACGCCCTGCCCACACCCTGCCACTGCTCTCCTGCCCACCATGATAAGGGCATGGGCATATCCTGacccactgccccaggcagggctccaCCCCTGCCCACTCGTCggtcccatccctgcaggctcCCCACTCACGCAGTGCCCCGCCGTGCATCAGGGCTGAGACGCTGCAGACCAGGCGGGCACAGGCCTGGGCCAGGGGATGGGGGGGGGCCATACGAAACACCTCCAGGCACTGGTAccgctccagctcctcctggcgCGCTGCTGCCTCCGCCCCGTGGAACCCTGGCAATTCTGACACCCGTGGCAGGAGCACCAactgggggaagggaagaggagatggggctggggggcatAGCCAGCCTCCACTGTGGGACGTACCACTAGGCTGGATCCATGTGCTCCAGGACAGTCCCAATGCTGCTGGGGTCAACTACCCCAGCTCCATCAATAGCCCCAGCTCCATTgacatccccagctccattgATATTCCCATATAAATTGCCATCCCCAGAAACTTCCTTATCCCCTTCCACGCTGACATCCTTAAGCCAACCCCAACTCTATCTAAATCTCCAGTCTCATTGATATTCCCTTCCCCTTCAACATCCACTTTCCCATTCCCCCCATCCCCATCTCaccccatctccatcccctcctATCTCATCCCATCTCATCCCCATCCCGACCTCGTGTACATCCCCAGAGGAGAGTCTCTTCCCACTCCAGCATCTggttccctgtccctgcccatgatcccacccctgccacgcCTCAGGCACAAGGTGCAGTGTGACCCCCCTCACCGAGTCAATGAGGATGAAGGCACCAGGGTGGCGCTGGGTGACACCGGCCCGCTGAAGCCGCATGGTCACCTCATAAGGGGTGCTGGGCTCAAAGCAGAAGGGCCGGGACAGCAGCACGTACCTGTACAGAGTCGGGTTTTgcatgggcacagcagggccatGGAGACAGCAAAAGGATAGCAGCAGGACCCAACCACCTCCCTTGTTCCCAACGccagcccaccccagcccatcccagtgcaCCTCTGGCTGTGGGGCAGACTCTCACGGTACATCTGCTCGGAGGGCAGCAGGTTCCCACAGCGAGAGCTGGTGGGCAGCACCCGGGAGCTGACACTGACCACGGCCTCCCAGTCCTCGGCTGACTGTGGTGACAGGCAAGGCAGtgtcagggctgtgctgtgctgtgccataCACGCCGTGGCCATGGCTGTGGCCGTGCTTACCTCGGGCTCATAGCGCAGCAGCAGCTCGTAGTCCATGGGGTAGGGCACGTTGTCCACGCGGAAGGTCAGGCCAGCCCCGTCCCGCACCCGGGCGAACCCCAAGCCTGTCCACGTCACCATGCGCCCGGCACTGTCCGGCACTACTTCCTCCACATCCGGCTGGGCAGGGAACCGGCACACTTTGGCCCTGGCTTTACCCGCAGCCACTTCTGCCCTGCAGTGCCTCACTGTGCCCTCTCCTACCACCCCAGGGCTCACCTTGGGGGGCTGCTGGCGGCTGCGGcgtgaggggacagggggctGGGGAGCGCGGAGCGGGCTGTGCTGATGCCGTGAGCGTCCCTTCCGCCCCGGCGGCTCCCTGGTGTCATACTCCAGGCAGTCCTGGGGCACCTCCACCCGAATGGcaccctgcagggatggggtcaGGGGATGGTGGCCATGCACAGGGACAGACGTGTACAAGGATAGCCATGCACAGGGCATGGTAACAACCACATGCAGGACAGGGTGACAGCCATGCATAGAGCACAGCGACAGCTATGCATGGATCATGGTGCACAGTCACAGCCATGCACAAGCACAGTGACCCCCAGGGAGACTCACCGGGAGCTGAGggtggctgtggccatggcCAATGGCCTGCTCGGCCTCATAGGTGTAGTAGTCGAGGGGGGCACAGAAGAAGCCGGGTTGTACCTGGTCACACTGCCGCCCCATGATGTGGGGACGGCAGGGACATGCCCCATCGTCCATGGAGCACCTGGGGGTGACCATCCTGTCCTTTTatctgtctttctgtctgtctgtgtcttCATCCATCCCTACTTCCATTTCTGTCCCTATCCCTCCCTCTCTGGGGATAGAgatccctctctctctccctccaaCCCAGCCCCCATATTTCCCCAgccttgtccccatccctccctcccctgaTGTGTGactcccagccctgttcccatTCTCACCCCCACCCCTGACCCTccaggtgctgtgctgggccccACCGGTTGTTGTAGGCTCCCCCGAAGTCGCAGGCACAGGGCCGGCAGCCTCCCACGTCATAGCTCAGACCCCAGAACTCGGGCTGCAGTGAGGAGGGGACATGTAGGGCAGGTGTGGGGCCAACCCAGCCCTGGGGGTTgcatggggctggggacagtcaGTCCCACAGGTATGGTGTGGGGCAGGCTGGGGCACTCACCACACATTGGCTGCAGGAGCGCCCAGCCACAAAGCGTTTGCAGTAGCAGTCCCCACTGATGGGGTCACACGGGGAGCTGCCTGCCACCGTACCCCGTGGGTCACACCTGCATGCTGCCCCCACACATGCACATGTGAGGGGGTGCCAGTGGGACCGCAGCCCATGGccctccttccccatcccatATCCATCCATCTTTATCCcttccatccccatccctccatcaccatccctccatcccttctcATACAACTATGCCACATCCCTCCATCCTACATCCTTCCATCTCTATCCTTCTATCCCAGATTTTTCCATCCTCATCCCTCCATCACCATACCTCTATCTCCATCCCTCGATCTTCATCCATCCCGTCCCTATTCCTCCATCAACATCCCTTCATTCCCCGTCCCTCCAATTTCACCCCTTCATCCCCATTCCTGCATCAtccccccatccccatcccttcTCCCATGCCATCCCTGGTTCCCAGCTCACGCTGACAGCCCTGTGGGTCGCCATGGCTGAGGCCATAGGCGCCGTGCCGGCAGCGGTCACAGCGGGGACCGGCCACGTTCTCCTTGCAGCGGCACTGCCCCGCAATCATGCCCAGCGCCACGTCCGTGTGCCCGTCGCAGGCACCTCCATCCAGCGAGCCTGCTGGATCACAATCACACGCTGCCAAGAGAGAGGATCATCAGGAGTTCTGGCTGCTGGCACTAGGAGCTGTGAGACCGGGGCAGTTGGCACCAGGAGCCATAGGGCTGGGACaagctgtggggctggggtcccAGGACACTCACGGGCACAGGCAGTGGGGGACCGGATGTCGGAGCGAGGGTGCCGGTAGTAGAAGGGCTTGCAGAGGTGGCAGTGACGGCCCATGGTGTTGTGCTGGCAGTCATCACACACAGCTCCACTGGTGTTCCCCGTGGCCAGGAACACGGCCATGTCAAAGTGGCACCGCCGTGAGTGCTCGTTGCAGtcacagcctgcagggacagcaccatGGCATGGCATGTGGCACCACAGCCCGCATCTGGCAGGCAGCATCCCAAGTGCCAAACCTCCCCTGCCTGGATTCCCCTTACTCTGATATGCAACACCACAACTGCAAAGCTCCCCAAAGTAcatcctgcagcaccccagaACCCTTGGCACAGCACCTCCTGACAGCTCTGGCACTCACGGCGGCAGGCGTTGGTGCTGGAGCCCTCGGCCGGGCGCCAGGGCAGGTCGTGGTAGAAATCCTCGCAGCGCTCACAGTTCAGCCCCTGTGTGTGGTGCTCGCAGACACAGCGCCCGTGGATCTGGGGGGGAGCACCCAGCTCAGTGTGGCTGCCTGGTCCCATGGGGCAGCATGCTGCGCTGGTGGGTGCGTGCGCCTCACCATGCCGGGGACAGAGGGTGTCGGGGCACCCGGTGCTGGGGCACAGTGGGCAGCGTGGCCATGGCAGAAGCAGCTCCCGCGCAGCACCAGTTCATCCACAGCATAGTAGTACTTGTGCAGCACCTCCCGCCGTGAGTCCAGCAGGTTGTCCCCCAGCGTGTGCAGCTTGGTGAGGTTCACCCGCAGGTTGGTGACACGAAGCAGGTCTGGGGGAGTGTCACTGTTAGCACCTGCCCTGACACCAGCCAACCCTGCATCCCCCACACGCCCGGTGACATACCCTGGATGTCTGGGCTGTAGGGATCTGCTACAGGGATGGAGGGGTCCAGCACCTTGAAGATGACCTGTGAGAGGAAGGAATGGGTGATCCCATTCCACCCAGACCTCTGGCCCTGCTCGGCACCACCCTATCCCCACGCACCTCTCCATGGCTGGACGGCTCAATCTCAGAGTAGCGCTGGTCACAAAGCACCTCATCCACAAGCCCCAGGGGCTGGTTGGGGATTCCAGGGAAGAGCTTGGAGCAGTTGTAGGCAAAGTAGCGGTAAACCTTCCAGGTGTGCCCAAAGTCAGCTGAGCGCTCCACCAGCATGGCCGCGGGGCGGAAGGTCTGCAGGACATCCAGATGGGATGGGGGCCAGACCCACAGCCCCTCCAGATCCATCCTGTCCCATaccattccatcccatcccaggcaTCCATGTGCCAGGACCCACTTTAAACTTCATGATGAGGTGGGTGAAGTGGAACTCGCCCTCCAGGTCCAGGCGGATGCTGACATGCTCCACACctgggagacagagagagacagagatggCTGAGGCTGGGAATGACCCCCATGGCCATGCAGCCCCGCAGCACATGCATATGGGGCAACCCCACTGCCACCCTGACCTCACCATTCTCGGACTGCCACCAGGTCCGTTGGTCATGGGGGCCGCTCAGGTAAATGACATTCTCGATGCGGTGGCTCTCAGGCAGGGACGGGTCACGTGAGTCACAGGTGAAACATTTCTCCGAGTCCTGTGCCAGGGAGTGGCACCATCAGGGATGGGCGACTGGAAGCTACACCAGCGCCTGGCTCCATGGATCTATGTCAGAGCTGTTCTGGGGCTGGGTGGGCTCACCTGGAGGTGGCTGACGATGCAGTACTCCTGGGGCCCGTCCAGCCCACAggtggaggtggcactcaggcGGGTGGCTCGC
This region of Vidua chalybeata isolate OUT-0048 chromosome 12, bVidCha1 merged haplotype, whole genome shotgun sequence genomic DNA includes:
- the LOC128794249 gene encoding laminin subunit beta-1-like isoform X1 codes for the protein MPYPVPYRSAISCSTRQILWLPMDLLVLAFLLVGGLVAGGRQEPDLSHGCARGSCYPATGNLLVGRATRLSATSTCGLDGPQEYCIVSHLQDSEKCFTCDSRDPSLPESHRIENVIYLSGPHDQRTWWQSENGVEHVSIRLDLEGEFHFTHLIMKFKTFRPAAMLVERSADFGHTWKVYRYFAYNCSKLFPGIPNQPLGLVDEVLCDQRYSEIEPSSHGEVIFKVLDPSIPVADPYSPDIQDLLRVTNLRVNLTKLHTLGDNLLDSRREVLHKYYYAVDELVLRGSCFCHGHAAHCAPAPGAPTPSVPGMIHGRCVCEHHTQGLNCERCEDFYHDLPWRPAEGSSTNACRRCDCNEHSRRCHFDMAVFLATGNTSGAVCDDCQHNTMGRHCHLCKPFYYRHPRSDIRSPTACAPCDCDPAGSLDGGACDGHTDVALGMIAGQCRCKENVAGPRCDRCRHGAYGLSHGDPQGCQPCRCDPRGTVAGSSPCDPISGDCYCKRFVAGRSCSQCVPEFWGLSYDVGGCRPCACDFGGAYNNRCSMDDGACPCRPHIMGRQCDQVQPGFFCAPLDYYTYEAEQAIGHGHSHPQLPGAIRVEVPQDCLEYDTREPPGRKGRSRHQHSPLRAPQPPVPSRRSRQQPPKPDVEEVVPDSAGRMVTWTGLGFARVRDGAGLTFRVDNVPYPMDYELLLRYEPESAEDWEAVVSVSSRVLPTSSRCGNLLPSEQMYRESLPHSQRYVLLSRPFCFEPSTPYEVTMRLQRAGVTQRHPGAFILIDSLVLLPRVSELPGFHGAEAAARQEELERYQCLEVFRMAPPHPLAQACARLVCSVSALMHGGALPCQCDPQGSRSSECQVQGGQCECKPHVIGRRCDHCAPGSYGFGPLGCTPCTCSPEGSVSQLCDKVSGQCRCQPGTVGRQCDQCQPGHWGFPACRPCQCNGHAEECDPRTGTCLRCRDHTSGRHCERCQDGYYGNPVLGSGQQCRPCPCPGYPGTRHYHGSACRADDETHHIVCLCAPGYTGPRCDRCSPGYFGAPEMEGGECRPCQCNNNIDASDPEGCDPRTGQCLRCLYHTAGPRCAQCQPGYYGNALQRSCRRCGCDPRGTLASHCTDGTCDCDRGTGACACRPNVVGKSCDRCAPHFWSLGGARGCEPCGCHPTHALHPACDTVTGQCQCRPGFGGRVCSQCQEHHWGDPEQECRACECEPLGAESPQCEQDNGQCRCRLGFGGLRCDRCQRGYQEPFPHCSPCHPCFGRWDLAVGSLREGLQRLGAQVQALREGGSALPLSPRRLRELEEALGHVEQLRGEGDSPGSPLLDGLPRQLDGTRMELDNFWKHLQELEQHLDQLAQADMQHHGQLAELSRELGGLNRTTSHLQILLSTVAAAGFSESYRSILASMEASRQAEVVANGTAGELSRVQMTQQATERALQQRGNTFHRGTAAARKSLRETQKRVMGLNVARINEKICGAPGDRSCKHASCGGALCRDRVGTRHCGGIGCAGALPISARALSSAHNASEQLEVALGQLGVVAQKMQEVQELARGARSRAEEALGRSQAARSRAEKATAQLRDFIRRIKAFLAEEGADPGSIELVARQVLNISLPSSPGQIQELLWEMRESISQLEGVDAVLNSTAEGLAVARDLLAQGQEARERAEGIRDELVGTQQALEVARTQAMTAGSTLQSARDAIQVAENRAREAERRLQVLDRKESQVQRRLRELAQRITTLQERGQDARHMAQQAKDGAQRATTTSGTLSQDLAQVTQRYVVLKNRVGMLDRVSGGALQRVSQLMAEAQDLLDKASNSKRKLEDLEQRFGANERTMAAKVTRLQALERQVTGLLQEIRERANAYATC
- the LOC128794249 gene encoding laminin subunit beta-1-like isoform X2, with the translated sequence MDLLVLAFLLVGGLVAGGRQEPDLSHGCARGSCYPATGNLLVGRATRLSATSTCGLDGPQEYCIVSHLQDSEKCFTCDSRDPSLPESHRIENVIYLSGPHDQRTWWQSENGVEHVSIRLDLEGEFHFTHLIMKFKTFRPAAMLVERSADFGHTWKVYRYFAYNCSKLFPGIPNQPLGLVDEVLCDQRYSEIEPSSHGEVIFKVLDPSIPVADPYSPDIQDLLRVTNLRVNLTKLHTLGDNLLDSRREVLHKYYYAVDELVLRGSCFCHGHAAHCAPAPGAPTPSVPGMIHGRCVCEHHTQGLNCERCEDFYHDLPWRPAEGSSTNACRRCDCNEHSRRCHFDMAVFLATGNTSGAVCDDCQHNTMGRHCHLCKPFYYRHPRSDIRSPTACAPCDCDPAGSLDGGACDGHTDVALGMIAGQCRCKENVAGPRCDRCRHGAYGLSHGDPQGCQPCRCDPRGTVAGSSPCDPISGDCYCKRFVAGRSCSQCVPEFWGLSYDVGGCRPCACDFGGAYNNRCSMDDGACPCRPHIMGRQCDQVQPGFFCAPLDYYTYEAEQAIGHGHSHPQLPGAIRVEVPQDCLEYDTREPPGRKGRSRHQHSPLRAPQPPVPSRRSRQQPPKPDVEEVVPDSAGRMVTWTGLGFARVRDGAGLTFRVDNVPYPMDYELLLRYEPESAEDWEAVVSVSSRVLPTSSRCGNLLPSEQMYRESLPHSQRYVLLSRPFCFEPSTPYEVTMRLQRAGVTQRHPGAFILIDSLVLLPRVSELPGFHGAEAAARQEELERYQCLEVFRMAPPHPLAQACARLVCSVSALMHGGALPCQCDPQGSRSSECQVQGGQCECKPHVIGRRCDHCAPGSYGFGPLGCTPCTCSPEGSVSQLCDKVSGQCRCQPGTVGRQCDQCQPGHWGFPACRPCQCNGHAEECDPRTGTCLRCRDHTSGRHCERCQDGYYGNPVLGSGQQCRPCPCPGYPGTRHYHGSACRADDETHHIVCLCAPGYTGPRCDRCSPGYFGAPEMEGGECRPCQCNNNIDASDPEGCDPRTGQCLRCLYHTAGPRCAQCQPGYYGNALQRSCRRCGCDPRGTLASHCTDGTCDCDRGTGACACRPNVVGKSCDRCAPHFWSLGGARGCEPCGCHPTHALHPACDTVTGQCQCRPGFGGRVCSQCQEHHWGDPEQECRACECEPLGAESPQCEQDNGQCRCRLGFGGLRCDRCQRGYQEPFPHCSPCHPCFGRWDLAVGSLREGLQRLGAQVQALREGGSALPLSPRRLRELEEALGHVEQLRGEGDSPGSPLLDGLPRQLDGTRMELDNFWKHLQELEQHLDQLAQADMQHHGQLAELSRELGGLNRTTSHLQILLSTVAAAGFSESYRSILASMEASRQAEVVANGTAGELSRVQMTQQATERALQQRGNTFHRGTAAARKSLRETQKRVMGLNVARINEKICGAPGDRSCKHASCGGALCRDRVGTRHCGGIGCAGALPISARALSSAHNASEQLEVALGQLGVVAQKMQEVQELARGARSRAEEALGRSQAARSRAEKATAQLRDFIRRIKAFLAEEGADPGSIELVARQVLNISLPSSPGQIQELLWEMRESISQLEGVDAVLNSTAEGLAVARDLLAQGQEARERAEGIRDELVGTQQALEVARTQAMTAGSTLQSARDAIQVAENRAREAERRLQVLDRKESQVQRRLRELAQRITTLQERGQDARHMAQQAKDGAQRATTTSGTLSQDLAQVTQRYVVLKNRVGMLDRVSGGALQRVSQLMAEAQDLLDKASNSKRKLEDLEQRFGANERTMAAKVTRLQALERQVTGLLQEIRERANAYATC